The proteins below come from a single Corylus avellana chromosome ca3, CavTom2PMs-1.0 genomic window:
- the LOC132175235 gene encoding PLASMODESMATA CALLOSE-BINDING PROTEIN 3-like — protein MALLAFLVLFLAMTGHSSATWCVCKEGLSDAVLQKSLDYACGAGADCNPIHQNGPCYNPNSVRAHCSYAVNSYFQKKGQAQGSCDFAGTATVSASDPSVTGCAFPSSASTSGTSTTPVTTTPSTTTPSTTTPSTTTTPTTVTPTTTSPYTATPSNGVLGGIGSGVGPTGAGINTDESHGGLRLVDTTFFSFFMTLLFTALMLWWG, from the exons ATGGCTCTTTTAGCTTTTCTAGTGCTCTTCTTGGCCATGACTGGCCATTCAA GTGCCACATGGTGTGTTTGCAAGGAGGGATTGAGTGACGCAGTCCTACAGAAGTCACTGGACTATGCATGTGGAGCTGGGGCTGACTGCAACCCTATCCATCAAAATGGACCTTGTTACAACCCCAACAGTGTTAGGGCTCATTGCTCCTATGCAGTCAACAGCTATTTCCAGAAGAAGGGTCAAGCTCAAGGCTCCTGTGATTTTGCTGGCACCGCAACTGTTTCTGCATCTGACCCTA GTGTTACTGGTTGTGCTTTCCCTTCCAGTGCCAG CACCTCCGGCACCAGCACAACTCCGGTGACAACGACGCCATCCACCACCACACCCTCAACCACAACCCCATCAACCACCACCACACCTACAACTGTTACACCTACAACCACAAGTCCGTACACAGCAACACCTTCCAATGGAGTGCTGGGAGGGATTGGCAGTGGTGTAGGGCCTACAGGAGCTGGTATCAACACAGATGAGAGTCATGGTGGGCTTAGGCTGGTAGACACTaccttcttctctttctttatgACCCTGTTGTTTACAGCCTTGATGCTTTGGTGGggttga